A window of Nicotiana sylvestris chromosome 8, ASM39365v2, whole genome shotgun sequence genomic DNA:
ACCATTTTCCTTTGCGGCTTACTCTGTGGTGTTCCTGCAAGACAAGATGATCGCTTTCTTTTTGGTACCCAAGCTTGCCTGGGTCCTGGTGGGTTAGTGTTACTAGGTTTAGAATTTTTTGGTTTCCAAACCCATCCTGACACATTTGATTTACGAAAGCAACAACCAGAATATTTATGCCCACTTTTATTACAGTAATGACATTTAGCTCCAGACCTGTTTTCATAAATGTTAGAACTAGCCGACTTAAATTTAGCTGGTTCTTTCCTAGTTGACTTGTAAGTCATCTGGTCCGACCGACTGGTCGACTTGGTTCTGATTGGTTCCTTTCCAATTGACTTGTAAGTCGTCTGGTTTGACCTAACAAAACTATGACTGGTAGATTTGCGCAAGCTGTTAAGCTGCATTTGCAACTCCTCAAACTCTTCTTGAAGTACTTCTTTTTCGATTTCACATACTTCATGTTTGAGTTTCCAGTCTTTAACCTCCTTAGTGAGTCTCTTAAGTTCATTCATCATTATTTGAGACTCTTTAAGGTGGAATCAAGAATATCCTGCAATTCATTACATCTTTCGCAGTCATAAGATATTACCTCACTAGTTTCACCCCGTGCCATGAAATAGTTCTCGTCATCTGAATCATCTTCATCTGTCCAACATCCTGAggttttgtttatttcattttccagAATTGTCATGAAACAAAGATTTGCTATTCTTCGTGGTCTGAGTCATCCTCATCGCTCCAGCTTCCGAAGGATTTGTTCTTGCTGAAGCCTCTAGAGATCTTCCTTTTCAATTCTTGGCATTCAGCTTGAATGTGCCCAAATTTTCCACATTCGTAGCATTTTCCATCGTTCTTATCCTATTCATTGTATTGCCTGGATCGTCTTGGTGGGAATCTTCCTTTCTTTGTGTTTCTGTATCTTCTCATCAGCCCATCCATATTTCTAGACATCATAGAAATCTCTTCTTGTAGAGCTTCAGGATCATCAATTTCATTTTCAGCCATTTCAATAGAGGTTTTGAATgcaactattttctttttctcctctTGATTTGTCTTTTTCAAATGCGTCCTTTCGAAAGCAATAAGTTCTCCTCGCATTTCATCATAGGACAATTTGTTTAGACCTTGAGATTCCAGTTTGACTACTTTGGCCTGCCAAGTGGTTGGCAGACTTCTGAGAATTTTTCTGACTTGATCACCACTGGTGTAGGGCTTGCCAAATGCCTTTAAGTCACTAATTATTTTACTAAACCTGGCAAACATTTCTTCAATGGATTCTCCTTCTTTCATTGAGAAGAGTTCGTAGTCATGAACTAGTATGTTGATGTGAGTTTCCTTTACTTTGCTGGTTCCCTCATAGGTGACCTCAAGTTTATCCCACATCTCTTTAGCTGTATCACAACTCGATATTTTCTCGTATTCTTCACCACTTATAGCATTGTGCAGTAGATTTATTGCCTTGTTATTCACTTGTACCGCTTCCAGTTGCTCTTTTGAGTATGAATCTATATCATCAGGATCAGCAAGTGGTGGAGTGCTAGCAGGCAGGGAATAGTTTCCCTTTTTAATGACTCTCCAGACTTTGACATCGTATGATTTAGAAAAGATTTCCATTCGTATTTTCCAGTGAGAGAAATGTTGTCCATTGAAGTATAGTGGtctaacttgtgaagttccttccTAAAAGAGAGCTCCTATGATAATTTTGATTTTCCATGATCTTTTCTCAAAAGTTGTTAAGCCaaaggtaaaatgtgagccttgctctgataccaattgaaaatACAAGAGGGGGTGGATTGTAAATACTTAAAATTAATTGCTTATAAGTTGATTTATAACTTGAGTAGTCGACTGAATATGATAATTTAGCAGATATGGTAACGGAACGTAAAATGCAGAAAataattgcaggaattaaaaacaCCGggatttttatactggttcggattcaatgtgaatcctaatccagtccccttgggttgcaagggagttctctttagtaAAGAGTTTCCTTCGAGTACAAATGTGGTGTATATCGCTCAGTTGCTCTAGCACTCATTTTTGATACAATGCCTTACCAGTTGTGTGCTCTCTTTCTATCCCTAACTTGTTACACAACAGATCTTAGTGAACTACAATGCTTGTTTGCAGTAGAATGAAGAGAGTGATTTGGTTTGATCAAAGTATGTCTAAGCTAGGGTTTGCAAGGGTGTATAAATACTTTGATGGATGGTAGAGgcttgacaacccaagagatttgatccttagAAAGAATTGATTCTTTCTAAGAATAAGGAATGAGCCGTTGCTTCTCTTGATTGCTTTCCTTCAGCAGAGGATTGCTTCACTTGATTTCTCCTTGATTGTTGGATCTTCCAAATGTGGTCGCTTCCCAGATCTCCTCGTATCCTTTAGTCTTCCGTAATTCTGCCCATGATTCGTGCCTTTGTCCAAGGCTTATTTGATTTTTTCCAGCTCAGCTAATCATTGTTATCGCTCATTGATTCGTTGATTAGATTGCGCCCAGATTTACTAGACCAATCCAGATTTGTTGATCACatgctgattgatttctttccttgtacaTCATGAACTATTCCAGCAGTCTTCTTTACTTCTTGAACTTGATTTCCTGCACAtgtatattatttgcatcattaaaacaTGATCtaataggaacatcatcagctacaattgaggcgatacaagcaaccgtctctataagaCGAACAGGTTTTGTTATTATCTTTTTTGGcatgctggttgctattgattcaagttgttgttgaggttccttagttggaatctccctctctactggctcttcttccagaggataatcttcatttgtttcctcctctgcttcttgtgtaggaaaaataaatttttcctcaaactccacctgcttagaagtaccctcattttgtttggtatcttctgttaccttatttaccatagcagattcatcaaaggtaacatccctgctgaatattactttctttgtcatagaacgccataagcgatatcctttgactgcagaagtaatccccataaaaatagcctttttTGCcattggatccaattttgactatgtcacatgataatatgtaGTTGAGCCAAATAcatgcaaagagtcataatctacaacaggctttccataccatttttcaaatggtgtcttgccatcaatagcagcagatggtagacgattaatgaggtggcatgtatatgtaactgcctcagcccaaaaaaATTTTCCCAAGCCaacattggacaacatacactgtaccttctccagcaaggtctggtttatacgttctgccactccattctattgtggtgtatgtctgacagtgaagtgtcgaacgatgccatcattttcacagaccttattaaaatgatcatttttgtattcacctccattgtctgtgcgaatacacttgatcctcctgcctgtttgattctccaccatcattttccatttgagaaaaattcccaacacttcatctttgctcttcaatgtatacacccacactcttcgggaaaaatcatcaacaaaggttacaaaatagcgCTTCCCatccaatgaaggtgttttggaaggaccccaaacatcagagtgtacataatccaaaatgcctttagtattatggatcgctgtaccaaatttaatcCTTGTATGTTTCCCTTTGACATaatgctcgcaaaactccaagttgcaagcctttactccttttaacaatccttgatctgataaagTTTTCAAGGATTTACCTCCtacatgtcccaagcgcatgtgccatagcttggttgttTCTGCCTCTTTTTTGTCACTAGATGTTACTGTCACTGTCCCAATAACTATACTACCGCGATAACGgtacatgttattgttcttccgattggccttcattaccactagtgcaccagagcatactctcatcactccattttctacaatgattttgaacccttttgattctcggGCTCCCACAGATATGAGATTTTTCTTCAAATCCGGACATATTGAACAtatgttaatgttctgatcattccatcatggttccttaatcatattgaaccaatgccatatgaggtaagaaggttgttatccgctgtgtggacgactccatattctccttcttgaaaatccacgaaccagtccctattggaacacatatgatagctacaagccgagtctatcaaccatatgtctgataatgttgatggctctgttgtaactaatgagaagtctgaatcaccaccatcagctacatttgaatccataatggccttttcattgttatgtttggccttattctttaacttcggacagtctttcttccagtgccctttttctcgacaaaagacACATTTatctttgctgggtctagatcttgacttggatcttcctttctttgtccttgtttgattttgaggacgacccctcacaaccagtgcttctccttctccgcccttctatttttctccctttctttgttcatagctgtacaaagccgaacaaacttctctgagagaaatttcgtcatttccatagAGTAGAATAGTTTTAAGGTGCTCGTATTCATTAGGAAGTGACCCCAaaaacatcaaggccaagtcaccatcatcaaaagttgcatccatattttgcaaatttgtggccaacttattgaaactggtgatatgttcattcatcgtggtaccgggaacataggtgaagcgaaacagtctcttcttcatgtacaatttattttgactgtttttcttcaaaaatttatcctccagtgctttccataatttacttgcagaagtttcctttgtgtatggatatttctgctctctagcaaggtaggatcgaatggtaccgcaagcaacacggttgataattctccaatcttcttctccaataacatctggtctcttttcttcaatagcaagatctagcccttaTTAAATAAGGACATCTAtactcgccttgccacatcccaaaatgtcctgacccgtcaaaaatttctaccgcaaattttgcatttgacacaattcttgtcataagcgaagatgccaatgatgacgtattgttgacacttgatgtagattcttcttgtttattgtctcccatctttgacacaaatattacaaatcaagattattttctttcttgtgtggaagatcagactaagctgcaaccacagagcatactcagacagaacctttactcagttaccaagataaatcttttctgatgtggaagatcagactatgctgcaaccacagagcatacttagacagtaccttggctccgATATTAATTGTtccggaagccaaatgtatatagtgtgaatgagtcacaactgcTATACCAAagattatgacagccaccaaataataaataagacaataaagcaacaataaaaggaacaccagaatttatgaGGTTcgaccaattttgcctacttcctcggacacaaccaatattttatttcactccaaatatacaagtgaaataatactagatacaaatgccttaagaagataagaagacaaatgagaggtgtgtttaaatcctaaacattaggcctccttttacatggaaaaaatcccaaccaaatatgtcacccaccgatgtgggacttttgaCATTTTCAACAAATCttgttgttttttccttttttttttctaaaagtaGACGCCCACAGGAGATGGGCGTGTCTGCTGTTATTTTTTGCGTATTAATTAAGTACTTTttctatttatttcttttttttggcttattcttttaaaattttcacaCACTGAAATTCCTATTCTTCTTTTGTTGCTGTAAAATCTTATATGATTAAATAAAATGTGTATATTAAAACTAGTAGTAGTGTATGATGTATTATATAATCAATGGGTTCAACTGATTTTAATATTTTCAACATAGAAAATAGATATAGATGTAAAAAAAttactatttttaaaaaataataatttgaatttATAATTCCAAAAATGCAATGGGTATGCAATCGTAAGAACTAAAGGTTGAATCCTTAAAATTTATATTATGGATCCATCTAACCTTAATTGTGCACCCATCCTGCCAAAATCATGGATCCGCCTCCGGTGAAAATTACTAAATTTTCAACAGTTCAACTAGAACATAAATATTAAACTTATTAAATTTAAATCTGCCTAAGTATATTATGATTAACACTAAATCTTCTTATTTTTAACTGATAAAAGTATGGACAATAATTAATTGCAAGGGGCATCGATTATCAATATTATCACGTGCTTACGTCGTGAGTGTGGCTCCAAATATTTCGGAGGGGTTTCCGTTGCGTGATTTATTTTCCTTCTAAAGAAACTTCAACGTTAGACTATCAATTTCGTTGTTGTACCTAAAATTCTAAACAACTTTCCTTTGAGTTGGTAAAACTTGCACGGAGTgccttatttggtcgcccccatttaacatatacctatttttttaaaaacttttaatttgtaattatttttaaaataattttaacccCTTACAAATGCTAGAAAAAAGATGAATTATACAAAAAGACGCATTGTGTAgttatttattcatttttagcAGAGACTACAGTGAGGAGCAGAACACCAACAGAAGTCTACATACGGAAGTGGAATAAGCGAAAAATACATTGACATGTACATATTCTTATAGATATAGGTCCTTATTCCCACTGGCGCACAATTTTCTGAGTGTTCTTGAAATTGAAGTTAATTAACAAACTCCCATCTATTCTCCTAAACACAAAGCTgaagttacaaaacaaaactcGACAGTTAcaaattacaaaacaaaaatttcagttctagagctgaagttcgtcagttacaaaaacaaaaacttcagctctagagttgaagttcgtcagttacaaaaataaaaacttaagcaattacaaacaaaaacttcagtaactagagaacaaaacttcagctactatgtttaagttcagcaattacaaacaaaaacttcagcacacttggttcagcacacttgctactttaggcccgtctactagaatgctgaagttttgcgtgtttgcctttgctacttcaaccCCGTATACTGAAGTTATGTGAAAAGCCGGGTTGCTTGCAACTTTTTTTGTgaagcggacacaagttaaaacgtgacacaaaaagcgggtatagatgcaaatccccctTTGAGTTGTTAAGTGTTTATGTTGGGCTAGGTCCAAAGATACTTTTAACATAGTATGGTATTGTCTGTTTTGGGCGAAGCTTGCACAATTTTTTCCATAAGGCTTCACACCATTAAGAATATATAAGGGAATCtaccagctatgtccatttataagtagctcattacaaaaattgaccaattcataaaatattactaatattagccaaatagtactaatattagccaattagctatttgtagcaaaaatatatcaaatttttactttcttttgagtgagtgttattagaatagattgggtacatcttaagtagcttgaatctcagttttgggttgatttggtgaagttttgaagtggtttgaattg
This region includes:
- the LOC138875861 gene encoding uncharacterized mitochondrial protein AtMg00300-like, with product MRVCSGALVVMKANRKNNNMYRYRGSIVIGTVTVTSSDKKEAETTKLWHMRLGHVGGKSLKTLSDQGLLKGVKACNLEFCEHYVKGKHTRIKFGNQVQEVKKTAGIVHDVQGKKSISM